The Maylandia zebra isolate NMK-2024a linkage group LG14, Mzebra_GT3a, whole genome shotgun sequence genome includes the window CGTGATGTGAACGTGATCGTGCTAGGCTAATGGACTGGCTAGCGGGGGAAGTGAGCCTCAGGTACCGTAGCGATGCTAAGGCACGTTCTCAGTTGTGTGTTCTCTATATGTCTTGTTGAAGTAAGACAGGATGCAAAGGCTGTAATTAATGCTTGCATAGCTGCTCATGTGCTGTATACGAATGGTTATTTGCTATTTACGGGCTGTGAGTTACAGTACATTGTATTTCTTGATGCAGTGATATGTATGTGTAACCGGAACAAAGGCTGAGGCAACCTGGTCACTGCGAGCCAATGTTATCTATATTTATGATGGTTAATGTATACTCGGCAAGGTTATTCCTGTACTTTTGACAATGCGCTGACAGCTGTTATGCCACACGTTACAAAGAATTGCTGGGTCTTATGAGAGGCGATTAATGATTTGTTCCCCTGTTGATGAGAGAATAAATCCTGCAGTTGAAACGTAAACAAGTTCATGATCTGTGCCTCTTTATGTCAATACACAGCTGCAGGATCTAGGATCGCACCCCTCCCAGGCACCTGTCACACCAGGGGGGCAACActagcatattgacgaagcatactgctacttccgtaaactcgttgatgtcgactgcgcatgctctgaacatgtctgaccacttggcgtctgtcagacaggaagctaaggatccagctgcagagggagctgctcagtcctagatcctgcagtttcctgtccagcttcgagggaacgatggtattgaatgctgagctgtaatctacaaacagcattctcacatacgtgtctctcttctccaggtgtgacagggcagtatgtagtgtcagggctatggcatcatcagtggacctgttgtggcggtatgcgaactgtagagggtccagtgagttgggtagtgcagagcggatgaagtccctgaccagcttctcgaagcatttgctcacgatgggggtcagggctacaggtcgccagtcgttcaatgaggagatggtggaggatttgggtacagggacgatggtggccattttgaagcaggctgggactacagacagagagagggaaaggttgaagatgtgtgtgaacactccagccagctgagccgcgcatgacttgaggacgcggccgggaatcccgtccggaccagtagctttgcgtgcattcaccttcctgaagcacttccgcacatcctcctcagacacagtgtgcgcactgacgtcatccgcggtgcgcacactgtccggtctcatggtgttcgctgtgtcgtatctagcgtagaatacgtttagatcctcacacagagaggccgtggtctgcggtgtgctgggttcccctctaaagtctgcgatcgtgtttagtccctgccacatactctgagggttgtcaaactgttgctccaccctgtccctgtactcatgtttggctgctttgattgtcttccggagttggtaatgtgcgtgtttgtagtccgatgtgttcgcggaggcaaaggcggtgcgccgtgccgcgcgaacatctccgttaatccagggtttttgatttgggaaggatttaactgttctggatgggacaacatcttccacgcatttcctgataaagactgagtctgtgtactcatcaatgaccctagcagccacgtgaaacatttcccagtccgcgtgatcaaaacagtcccgcagtgcagactccgattggttcgtccaacagtgcaccgccctccgggttggagcttcctgtttcagcttctgcctgtttTAGATATCacactgggtcaacacacctgaatcatatgattagttcattaccaggcctctgtagaacttcaagacatgttgaggaggtaatttagccatttaaatcagctgtgttggatcaaggacacatctaaaacctgcaggacacttgCCCTTGAGGcttggagttggacacccctgtcaTAAACGAAAGTGAAGAAAAGTCAGGGGCCCAGGCAATAGAAATTACAGAGATGAGAAGGGATAGGAAACAATGCAGAAGACTATGGCCCTTCACAGGAGGCATCACCAGCGAGTCAAGGAAGTTGCTGATGTCAATAAATCCTCTCCATGTCTAGGGACTGGCTTAGAAGACAACACGGAAATTCTTTGTGATCTTATGGCAGAAAAGGCCCTAATTATTGGAGAAATAGAGGCAGGTAGAGCCAGCTCATAGTTTCATGGTGTTAGATGAGATACCTTGGGCAAGACTGGGACAGGAAAAGAGACATCTGTGCCTAATTTGACTTAGAAGTACTCTCAACATGCACCAGCAAAAGGTGGCTGAGAACAGCAGAGCTAAAATCTTGGGACTTCAAATTCCAGGTTGCCAAGATATGCAGCATAAGATGCTGGTCATGAAAGTCAATCTAAGCTCATTGAAGCTTGAACGTGCATATATAAGTGTTCGCATTTGAAACAATTCTCTACTTTACATATTTGGCAACCCCTCCTTTAGTTTTAAAATCAAAGGAGGGTAAAGCATGCCAAAATTATTAATGAGGTATACTTCAAAGACTTTTTCtgaataaaagtaaaattttacatATCTACTTCTATGTAAGGACTTACTTCATGCAAAATGCTCCAACAGCTAGCCTCATGGGGCATCTTTGGCATATATAAAgaacaacatcatcatcattggtAATTACAGCACTCTAAGGGTGAAGTTAGGGTGATGCAAGGcttcaggaaaaaacaacaacacaggtACAACTAACTTTGTGTTTCATAATCAAATTGAAATTGCTTGTTAATTTATGATAATTTCTTTTAATTGGAGAAATTTGATACAGATTTTGACAAGCAGGAGGAACATATTGTTTTCCATAGGAAAGGAAACAGTTTAAAGATTGTATAATTATGTATACTAATTCATCTACAAGTAGCCTTCTAACACTGCAATCACTGGGCTTATCTAGCACAGATATCTATCCAGCATTTGTATTTGGAACACTTACCTATTTAATTATTATGTTTTCCAATTTGTTGGTGTTAACAGTCATCGCTATGAATAAAAAACTACACAAGCCCATGTTTATCCTGTTGTTCAACTTGCCCATTAGTGACATAGTGGGTGCAACGGCTTTTTTTCCTCATCTCATTTTTAGCATTGTGGCAGAGAACAGACTTATTTCCCACCATGCATGTATTTTTCAGGCTTTTCTGATTCATGTTTATGGTACAGGAAATTTGCTCATCTTGAGTGCCATGGCATATGACAGATATATTGCTATATGTTTTCCACTGAGGTATACAACCATTATGAATTCACATAATTTAATGAAAATgattgttataacatggttcaTAAATTTGTCAATGATGTTTACATTGTTTATTCTGCTTGTACGTTTCAAAACATGCAGAACAAACATTGTagatttttactgtaacaatcAGTCATTAGTAAAATTAATCTGTGACGACACCAGTGTGAACAACTACTATGGATTAGCAACTATATTCCTGCTTATGGGAGGCCCGTTGGCACTAATTTTGTACACATATGCACAGATCTTGCGTACATGTGTCATTACTAATCATACAGATGCCCGGCAAAAAGCCATTCAGACATGTGCTACACATTTAATTGTTTTCTTAAGCTTACAAATCAACACTGTCTTTGCATTGATTTCTCACCGCATCGACAGCTCATCCCCTGTTCTGAGAAGAGCATTTGGTGTGTCTGTTCTaatttttccccctttctttgATCCTATTATATACGGactgaaaactaaagaactaaaGCAATGCATAGTAATGTTTCTAAAACGAAATGTTTTAACAATGTAGCCACTTTTTCCGATTGAATGTGCTGTTTACATATGTCTTTTTTATTCTACAGAGTAGGTTAACTTCTGTTTCAGTTGATAAACTGATTAAATCTTGATTGCTTTTTATCAAATTATTTAATTACAATCTAACTGACATAAGTTAGTCCTTTGAATACTAAGTTTCTTCGGAGAAATCTTTTCTTGATCTCCTCTGtgttgtagtttttgttttctttttttgtaaatcaAAGACCACCAATGAAGCTAAAGAATAATCTTTAtgcaaaaataatgataaaataataatttaaaaaattacaagatTAGCAGATGCAGTTACTTTAGAATAATATAGAATTGTGAACTTCTGCTCATGTTCATTATAATTATTTTAACCTCCTGCCTAGTGACTGTTATGAAATTAATCTAATATTGATTTCAATGATATTGGAATTTATATTCAATGTATATTGCAAATAAGTAAATGCATTTAGTAACATGTGAATcatatatgtttgtttttttttttttttactaattcTTATGGAATTCGTATTAGTAAcatgtttatttgtgtatttatgttttcatgttttcgaTTTTATCATTGTGCttgtgtcaaaataaaaaaactccTGAAATTTCATCGTTGACTCCATATGATAACATGATAAATAGACAAGAAATAAGGAAAAAGAATTTAAGTttgttttaagataagatgcgATGAAAtaagataaacctttattaCTCCCACACCTGggaaatttgttgttttttttagccccTATGATTTTCATTGAGAGTGCAACAAAAGTAAGCTTATCAAAATGCCACTGAGGTTGATTTGATTCTAAAGTTGAGTCATTGAGAAGCCTGAAAACATTACTTCATTTTAAGTTAACCACAGCATACCTACTGAAAGTACTTCCTATAAATGCAGAGTTATAGTTTAGTTCTTGTTTCCAGAGCACGTCTGTAAACTTTggtaatttctttattaaacagGAATACAGAACAACTGAAGCAGTCATGGGTAGTTAAATACAAAACTGTAATAAGAAATCAGATCAAGCATTTTGTAAAGACTGATCACAGATGCACTGATGCACAGTGTCATGGCCCCAACAGAAAATATCACACATTTGACTACAAAGCCTGTTAACAGAGTTTGGTATTTAGGTCATTACTGAGTTTGTTAATTTGTGTTTCACCCAAAATATAGATTTCTGTTTATACACTTTGTGTTACTCaaggcaacacaaacacactgcctTTTCTGTACCAGCAATATTGTCAAAGGGGCCTGGAGCCCAGTATGTGGGAGTGAACTCAAGCGCAAACACCAAACAGAAACACCAAACAGAAACAGCGATAAGATTTACAAGTTTATGTAAACAAAGTTGTTTGACAAGTCGTGGGCACAGAGGACTGGAATGTACTGCAGCTTACTGTAACTGCCGCAGATAGCTTCAATCTCGTATGGTCCAAAGTAACATGGAGCGAGCCTTTGGGAAAGGCATTTCAGTGGATTGTCTTTAGCAGCAAGCCATACCCTTTGCACAGGCTGGTTCCTGGGAGCAGGTGTCCTTAGGCTGTCTGCACAGCAGAACTGAAGATTGCTTGATCTGAATAGCGCCTTCTTGGTCCAGATGTATCAACATTGTTGCAGATGATGTGGAGGGAGAAGGTGAGGGTCTTGGCTTACGGAAACAGAGGTGTCTTCAAAGCGTGAGAGACCAGTTGCAGATGGGGttagtgtgttttgtgtgtatgCCCAGGGAAGATGTGTAGACCATATTGGTGGTTTTGCGTGGTGACACAGCAGAGAGCTGATTGCAGTTTCTATTTGAGATGCTCGGTTTGGCCATTGGTTTGTGGATGATAACCGGAGCTGAGGCTGACCTTTTCTCCAAGTGCTGAGTCGAAGGCTTTCCAGAACTGAGAAGTACACTGTGGACCTCTATCAGAAACAATTTCCATAGGTATCTAGCTTGAACTTCCTAGAATCTGGATGGCAAAAGACTGATCATTTgaagtgagcaaaaacaaagactATAGACTGGCTTGACAGACATTAATTTTCTTAGCCGTTCTTAAATAGGTAAACTTTTTATGGTCTGTCCAGATGGTAAAAGGATGTTCAGCCCCCTCTTTCCATTTCTCGAGCGCCAActtcactgctttttttttttaattttttttttcaggaggtactttttaattttttaagtcctgaaaaaaagaaatttagaaaattagattctctttctttcatcagtTGGCTCACTCATGTTGGCTGATTCTTCACGTTGCAAAATGGAGCAAATACAATTTTGTCAGGCACTGAAAATGTatccttcttttttctttttttctttttttttttttttggcctgtcccgtttggctcttttgccatcagaattgttgtctaaaggcaaacaaagatgcccaacggatttactttaccaaattgaccatcccagccttgacataatggtccatttgattcaccttttattgtgtattttattttcacttgttgaatacgggacagacttgactgggggaaagaaggggaaaaagaaggagggaaagagaaacagctgagaagagggacgggggagaagggcaaaaaacaaaaaccaacagaatgggcagagaaaaaaaatgcatatatcaatcacctggatcacctgctgagaaagaaaaaagaaaacaagcagaagagaacaagagtaatagaataaacaacatcacaatgatatatgggaatatgacagtaaatactaaatattaaacattattgtgcagcacataagatcaacagcgcacagtgtgctttgaggtaggagccaaaaagggtgtagtttgtgggtgtgatcacccgtgtgtacacctgtgagcatggacgcgcttgttttttttaaaaggttccttcatgtaatgatctgctagagggtgtgggggggccacagccccgtcctccagggtatgaagcaggtatggaggagatcaaaactccagacatccagaggcccccagaacacaagagaccaaggaagaccaacagaggggcagccgcgccactatcccagaaagagcttAGGGGAGTCCCAGAtaaggggtcactcagcagccgtggAGCATAAGCCatggggggttgcagtgacttGTGCGGGAGCTCCgtcggcagccagctgcgccacagtgaccgagccccaggctgagaggccgagggcaccccacccccgaagtggcccgagcgagccccaggctccaggccccgataagcagtcaccaaggagtgagccggtgtatacctggacgcccatcccctgACACAAAGacccaccaacgcaccgatgtctgagggcgtctgcagCTTGAAAGGGAAGTGGTGGGGgtagataggcctccataccttggagggcctgagatgtccccagagaggtggcatctgatacacctctctgcaattagtcattatataaaaatatatataaatcccCACTCACCCCTGCGGGcggtctatccttcaagctcgggttatctaccagaggcctgggagcttgatgGTCCtacgcagtatcttagctgttcccaggactgcgctcttctggacagatgtttccgatgttgttcctgggatctgctggagccactcgcctagcttgggagtcactgcacctagtgctccaattaccactgggaccaccgtcaccttcaccctccacatcctctcgagctcttctctgagcccttggtatttctccagcttctcgtgttccttcttcctgatgtttctgtcattcggaaccactacatcgatcactacggccatcttctcatgtttgtctaccaccactatgtccggttggttagccaccaccattttgtccggctgcatctggaagtcccacaggatcttagctcggtcattctccaccatcCTTGGGgccgtctcccattttgacctcagcacttccaggccatattcagcacagatgtttctgtacactatgccggccacttggttatggcgttccatgtatgctctgcctgctagcatcttgaaccctgctgttatgtgctggattgtctctggggcatctttacacagcctgcacctggggtcttgcctggtgtgatagaccccagcctctatggatcttgtactcagagcttgttcttgtgctgccatgattagtgcctctgtgctgtctttcagtccagctttgtccagccactggtaggatttctggatatcagccacctcctctatctagcggtggtacataccgtgcagggcctgtccttccatgatggttcctcgccttcctccactttcttgggtttctgctgcctgaggtattcactgagcacgctgtcagttggggccatcttcgtgatgtattcttggatgttccttgtctcatcctggactgtggtgctgacactcaccagtccccggcccccttccttccgcttagcatacagcctcagggtgctggacttggggtgaaaccctccatgcatggtaaggagctttcttgtctttatgtcagtggcttctatctcctccttttgccagcctattaccccagcagggtacctgatcacggccagggcgtacgtgttgatggcccggatcttgttcttaccgttcagctgactcctcaggacttgcctgaccctagcggcctcttcatggttcccattcgtctgcgggatccccaggtacttgtaactgtcctctatgtctgcaatgttgccttctggtagtttgatcccctccattctgactaccttccctctctttgttaccatccgactacacttctccagctcGAACGACATTCCGATatcattgctgtatatcctggtggtgtggatcaaTGAATTGATCTCtcattcactcttggcatacagcttgatgtcatccatgtacaggaggtggctgacaactgctccattccGTAGTCTGTATCCatagccagtcttgtcaattatctcactgagggggttaaggcctatgcagaacagtaGTGGGGACCAAGGTTATTACCGTTaacgaaaactaacgaaataacaaaaactagaagtgaaaaaacattttcgttaatggaaataaaaataaaaacaaaaaaaggaaaactaactaaaactgtaatgaatgttcacaaaactaactaaaattaactgaatttatagcaaaaatgtgtttagttttcgtAGATGTGTGTATGTCATACAATAGTCAAGGGttaaaatgaagtttagttttcagatttttttcttgctgtctaattatgccagcaggtggcaagtacgttagtcgagtcgtctgtgttgctgctctgtccacgcgcagaatcatgtcaggaaaagtgAGGAGAAAGCaccagagtccaatttgggattactttgaatatgactgtgttttggataaagcaagtgtcttgtagtggaaagagacaaattatgagggacatttctaaagggaaaaaaatcccacaaagtgcacttgaaaagctcacacaagaaggctaacctagcttaccttgagaaggtaagggagcacactcaaccctcatccccagaaacagacgctaaccccaggcaaggcagcgtgatgcatcccgagacaacaggactgggatatctacataactgtgtgagtcaattgccttcaaaaagtttatcaattcacttgaaccaaaattatgaacacccggtgctgcaagagttaatagtctcattggggccaagatatacattttatagttgcctggtatcaatggttgttcatctgcccttatttatttatttatttaaagaacccataggtgggaatgtgagttgtctgtctctgcgtgttagccctgcgacagacaggcgacctgtccagggtgcagggtatggtagctggaatagcaacatacccaaggataagcagaagagaatgactgatatgatgaaactgggattttgttacacttaattattgcaaacacaactaaaactataactgaaactaatcaaaactaaactgaaactcagattttcaaaaaataaaaactaaactaaattggcaaacaattggtaaatactaattaaaactgatataaaattgaaaatctgaagtaaaaaataaataaaaataaaaactaatgaaaattgaaAAACTAGTAAAACCCtggtggggacagagcatctccttggtagatcccgtacttgatggtgacttgtgctatgggcttgaggttggcctccagtgttgtccgccacatccccattgagttcctgatgaaggctctca containing:
- the LOC101476054 gene encoding olfactory receptor 51E2-like; amino-acid sequence: MYTNSSTSSLLTLQSLGLSSTDIYPAFVFGTLTYLIIMFSNLLVLTVIAMNKKLHKPMFILLFNLPISDIVGATAFFPHLIFSIVAENRLISHHACIFQAFLIHVYGTGNLLILSAMAYDRYIAICFPLRYTTIMNSHNLMKMIVITWFINLSMMFTLFILLVRFKTCRTNIVDFYCNNQSLVKLICDDTSVNNYYGLATIFLLMGGPLALILYTYAQILRTCVITNHTDARQKAIQTCATHLIVFLSLQINTVFALISHRIDSSSPVLRRAFGVSVLIFPPFFDPIIYGLKTKELKQCIVMFLKRNVLTM